A single Fusobacterium simiae DNA region contains:
- a CDS encoding acyl-CoA dehydratase activase, with the protein MGIFTMGIDVGSTASKCIILKDGKEIVAKSVISVGTGTSGPARAMKEALEQVGLNSVSELQGAVATGYGRNSLEEVPAQMSELSCHAKGAYFLFPNVHSIIDIGGQDSKALKIGDNGMLENFVMNDKCAAGTGRFLDVIAKVLEVDLEDLEKLDEKSTVDVAISSTCTVFAESEVISQLAKGTKIEDIVKGIHTAIASRVGSLAKRIGIKDDVVMTGGVALNKGMVRALEKNLGFKLHTNEYCQLNGAIGAALFAHQKYMMTNQ; encoded by the coding sequence ATGGGTATATTTACTATGGGAATAGATGTTGGATCAACAGCATCTAAATGTATAATTTTAAAAGATGGTAAAGAGATTGTTGCAAAATCTGTTATATCAGTAGGAACAGGAACTAGTGGACCAGCTAGAGCTATGAAAGAGGCATTAGAACAAGTTGGATTAAATTCTGTCAGTGAACTTCAAGGAGCAGTTGCAACTGGTTATGGTAGAAATTCATTGGAAGAAGTTCCAGCTCAAATGTCTGAATTATCTTGTCATGCTAAAGGAGCATATTTTCTATTTCCAAATGTTCACTCAATTATAGATATCGGTGGTCAAGATTCAAAAGCATTAAAAATTGGAGATAATGGAATGCTTGAAAATTTTGTTATGAATGATAAATGTGCTGCAGGAACGGGAAGATTTTTAGATGTAATTGCAAAAGTTTTAGAAGTAGACTTAGAAGACTTAGAAAAATTAGATGAGAAATCAACTGTTGATGTAGCAATAAGTTCAACGTGTACTGTATTTGCAGAATCAGAAGTAATTTCACAACTTGCTAAAGGTACAAAGATTGAAGATATAGTAAAAGGTATTCATACTGCCATAGCTAGCCGTGTTGGAAGTTTGGCAAAAAGAATAGGTATAAAAGATGATGTTGTTATGACTGGTGGGGTGGCACTTAATAAAGGTATGGTTAGAGCTTTAGAAAAAAATTTAGGTTTTAAATTACATACTAATGAATATTGTCAGTTAAATGGGGCAATAGGTGCTGCATTATTTGCTCATCAAAAATATATGATGACTAATCAATAA